The proteins below come from a single Gordonia pseudamarae genomic window:
- the qcrC gene encoding cytochrome bc1 complex diheme cytochrome c subunit, producing MSSSPPRPSDNDDVDFGAAGAGAATSTADAGSTPSAARKAKSRRKLRRRAGGTILLLAGLVLAGLIAAVLSPKPQVATADESSAALIADGKKLYETSCITCHGANLQGVSDRGPSLVGVGDAAVYFQVSSGRMPAARGEAQALRKPAKFTKAQIDQLGAYIQSNGGGPQVIYERDADGNIKKDEAGLPVIAQKSLRGENLGRGSELFRLNCASCHNFTGRGGALSSGKFAPTLDGVSEQQLYTAMLTGPQNMPRFSNRQLSVEDKKDIIGFVKYVTETKQQGGLGIGGFGPVSEGMVMWAIGVVAIVIGAMWMGSRS from the coding sequence ATGAGTTCATCTCCACCGCGACCGTCGGATAACGACGACGTGGACTTCGGCGCAGCAGGGGCCGGCGCAGCCACGTCGACCGCCGATGCCGGGTCCACTCCGTCGGCGGCACGTAAAGCCAAGTCCCGTCGTAAACTCCGCCGTCGCGCAGGCGGCACCATCCTTCTGCTCGCCGGCCTCGTGCTCGCGGGACTCATCGCCGCGGTGCTTTCACCCAAGCCGCAGGTGGCCACGGCCGACGAGTCCAGCGCGGCGCTCATCGCCGACGGCAAGAAGCTCTATGAGACCTCCTGCATCACCTGCCACGGTGCCAACCTGCAGGGCGTCAGCGATCGCGGACCCTCGCTGGTCGGCGTCGGCGACGCAGCCGTGTACTTCCAGGTGTCCTCGGGCCGTATGCCCGCCGCACGTGGTGAGGCACAGGCGCTGCGCAAGCCGGCGAAGTTCACCAAGGCGCAGATCGACCAGCTCGGTGCGTACATCCAGTCCAACGGTGGCGGCCCGCAAGTTATCTACGAGCGTGACGCCGACGGCAACATCAAGAAGGACGAGGCCGGCCTGCCCGTCATCGCGCAGAAGTCCCTGCGCGGCGAGAACCTCGGCCGAGGCAGCGAGCTGTTCCGGCTGAACTGCGCCTCGTGCCACAACTTCACCGGTCGCGGCGGCGCCCTGTCCTCGGGCAAGTTCGCACCGACCCTCGATGGTGTCAGTGAGCAGCAGCTGTACACGGCAATGCTCACCGGACCGCAAAACATGCCCCGGTTCTCCAACCGGCAGCTCTCGGTCGAGGACAAGAAAGACATCATCGGATTCGTCAAGTACGTGACCGAGACCAAGCAGCAAGGCGGCCTGGGCATCGGCGGCTTCGGCCCGGTGAGCGAAGGCATGGTCATGTGGGCCATCGGTGTCGTCGCCATCGTCATCGGCGCAATGTGGATGGGATCGCGCTCATGA
- a CDS encoding Lrp/AsnC family transcriptional regulator: MITAIVLISADVHRIPETAQAVADIPGVSEVYSCAGDVDLIAKIRVRDHEQIAEVVTARINRLPGVTRSATHIAFRSYSSSEVEGGFSIGEQ, from the coding sequence ATGATCACCGCCATCGTCCTCATCTCCGCCGACGTGCACCGGATCCCGGAAACCGCGCAGGCGGTCGCCGACATCCCGGGTGTGAGCGAGGTGTATTCGTGCGCGGGCGACGTCGATCTGATCGCCAAGATCAGGGTGCGTGACCACGAGCAGATCGCCGAGGTTGTCACCGCGAGGATCAACCGCCTGCCCGGCGTGACCCGCAGTGCCACCCACATCGCGTTCCGCAGCTACTCCAGCTCCGAGGTCGAGGGCGGATTCTCGATCGGCGAGCAGTAG
- a CDS encoding glycosyltransferase family 4 protein, whose product MRRTLLVTNDFPPRPGGIQSYLENLVDRLPPDQVVVYAPRWRGCEEFDARVPYTVIRHRTTLMLPSPFVAFRAAALIRAHDIHTVWFGAAAPLAVLSPALRRAGARRIIASTHGHEVGWSMLPAARQVLRFIGTHTDVITYVSKYTRSRFSAALGAQAALEYLPPGVDIDRFTPDPVARHRIRQQLGIVDRPTVLCLSRLVPRKGQDSLIRALPAIVREIPDAVLVIAGGGPYAEKLHELARTSGVDDHVVFAGSVPVADLAAFHAMPDVFAMPCRTRGRGLDVEGLGIVFLEASASGIPVVAGDSGGAPETVVDGVTGHVVNGRDIDRLAATLVAILRDADKAREMGRAGRQFAVDRWQWRHMAARLDQLL is encoded by the coding sequence ATGCGCCGGACCCTGCTGGTCACCAACGACTTTCCCCCCCGGCCGGGTGGTATCCAGTCCTACCTGGAGAATCTGGTGGACCGCCTGCCGCCCGATCAGGTGGTGGTGTACGCCCCGCGCTGGCGTGGCTGCGAGGAATTCGACGCGCGCGTCCCGTACACCGTTATCCGGCACCGCACCACACTCATGCTGCCCTCGCCGTTCGTGGCGTTCCGTGCGGCGGCACTCATCCGTGCCCACGACATCCACACGGTGTGGTTCGGCGCGGCCGCGCCCCTGGCCGTGCTGTCGCCCGCGCTGCGCAGGGCCGGCGCCCGCCGGATCATCGCCTCCACGCACGGACATGAGGTGGGCTGGTCGATGCTGCCGGCCGCCCGGCAGGTCCTGCGGTTCATCGGCACCCACACCGATGTGATCACCTACGTCAGCAAGTACACCCGTAGCCGCTTTTCGGCGGCACTGGGTGCGCAGGCGGCCCTGGAGTACCTGCCGCCCGGTGTCGACATCGACCGCTTCACCCCTGATCCGGTTGCCCGGCACCGGATCAGGCAGCAATTGGGGATCGTGGACCGGCCGACCGTCCTGTGTCTGTCCCGACTGGTTCCCCGCAAGGGTCAGGACTCGCTGATCCGTGCGTTGCCGGCGATCGTGCGTGAGATCCCCGACGCGGTACTGGTGATCGCCGGCGGCGGACCCTACGCCGAGAAACTGCACGAGTTGGCCCGGACGAGTGGGGTCGACGACCACGTCGTATTCGCCGGATCGGTGCCCGTCGCCGATCTCGCGGCGTTTCACGCGATGCCCGATGTCTTCGCGATGCCCTGCCGCACCCGGGGCCGGGGGCTGGATGTGGAGGGTCTGGGCATCGTCTTCCTGGAGGCGTCCGCCTCGGGAATCCCGGTGGTGGCCGGTGATTCCGGCGGTGCGCCCGAGACGGTGGTCGACGGGGTCACCGGCCATGTCGTCAACGGACGTGACATCGACCGGCTCGCCGCCACCCTCGTGGCGATCCTGCGCGATGCCGACAAGGCCCGCGAGATGGGTCGCGCGGGAAGGCAGTTCGCGGTCGACCGCTGGCAGTGGCGGCACATGGCCGCGCGCCTGGACCAACTGCTGTGA
- a CDS encoding C40 family peptidase translates to MWTTAQEAIRPAVPRLLAAVTALMVAAVTMTMTAAPGRTEPTSSAEQLLVRYKKLARESEQSAEAMHNAQIEYDKQRKIARDARARSTQADRVRNDAVRELARYQQTVNVLARAGSKGARVNRLYAVLVSDSPQSLLDQMSGLEVLSRQTAANLRGLTKAKREASSTKDAADRKAADADKAMAKVSKTKGDLQSKQSTLQLQAIQVRTIYESMTGKQLAALRGPRFTFDPRLLPKGTAYTLAAVQSALTRIGDPYVWGATGPDQFDCSGLMVWAYRQVGKTLPRSSQAQMGGGTPVDRSQLEPGDLIIYYPDASHVGMYVGNGYVIHASTFGIPVKVVPVDDAGPYNTARRY, encoded by the coding sequence ATGTGGACAACAGCCCAGGAAGCGATCCGCCCGGCCGTGCCGCGGCTGTTGGCCGCCGTCACGGCCCTGATGGTGGCGGCCGTCACGATGACGATGACGGCCGCACCTGGCCGCACCGAACCCACCAGTTCGGCCGAGCAACTGCTCGTGCGCTACAAGAAGCTCGCGCGCGAGTCGGAGCAGTCCGCCGAGGCGATGCACAATGCGCAGATCGAGTACGACAAGCAGCGCAAGATCGCCCGTGACGCACGAGCCCGGTCCACACAGGCCGATCGTGTCCGCAACGACGCCGTGCGTGAGTTGGCCCGGTATCAACAGACCGTCAACGTGCTCGCCCGCGCCGGTTCCAAGGGGGCGCGCGTCAACCGCCTGTACGCGGTGCTCGTCAGCGACTCGCCGCAGTCGCTGCTCGACCAGATGTCCGGTCTTGAGGTCCTGTCGCGGCAGACCGCGGCCAACCTGCGCGGGCTGACCAAGGCCAAGCGGGAGGCGAGCTCCACCAAGGACGCGGCCGACCGCAAGGCGGCGGACGCCGACAAGGCGATGGCCAAGGTGTCCAAGACCAAGGGCGACCTCCAGTCGAAGCAGAGCACCCTGCAACTGCAGGCGATCCAGGTGCGCACCATCTACGAGTCGATGACCGGAAAGCAGCTGGCGGCGCTGCGCGGTCCGCGATTCACCTTCGACCCCCGGCTGCTGCCCAAGGGGACCGCCTACACGCTGGCCGCGGTCCAGTCGGCACTCACCAGGATCGGCGATCCTTACGTCTGGGGTGCGACCGGGCCCGATCAGTTCGACTGCTCGGGTCTGATGGTGTGGGCCTATCGGCAGGTCGGAAAGACGCTGCCGCGGTCGAGTCAGGCGCAGATGGGCGGCGGGACACCGGTGGACCGGTCCCAATTGGAGCCCGGCGACCTGATCATCTACTACCCGGACGCCTCGCACGTCGGGATGTATGTGGGCAACGGGTATGTGATCCACGCCTCGACGTTCGGTATCCCCGTCAAGGTCGTGCCGGTCGACGACGCGGGCCCGTACAACACCGCCCGCCGGTACTGA
- a CDS encoding C40 family peptidase, translating to MAKHRLEQPARTGKLAKSALIAGSLSIGSLGVAAGAAEAAPVTIPNLGTFEIPGINEKQIPKELRELSAKIAPKVAPNTHGKIRPRTVLAPSESTGEKAVRYASTKIGSPYSYGAAGPSAFDCSGLVYWSYQQAGKVIPRDSYGQLGGGHAVNYADAQPGDVLIFNGGGHAGIYEGNGIFIHSSTYGVPVQRDSVKEWNLVGVRRY from the coding sequence GTGGCCAAACATCGTTTGGAACAGCCTGCACGGACCGGCAAGCTCGCCAAGTCGGCACTGATCGCCGGGTCGCTTTCGATCGGCTCACTCGGTGTTGCCGCGGGCGCGGCGGAAGCCGCACCGGTAACCATCCCGAACCTCGGGACCTTCGAGATTCCGGGTATCAACGAGAAACAGATCCCCAAGGAACTGCGCGAGTTGTCGGCCAAGATCGCGCCCAAGGTCGCGCCGAACACCCACGGCAAGATCCGCCCGCGCACCGTCCTCGCCCCGAGTGAGTCCACCGGCGAGAAGGCCGTCCGCTACGCCTCGACCAAGATCGGCTCGCCGTACTCGTACGGCGCCGCGGGCCCGAGCGCGTTCGACTGCTCCGGCCTCGTGTACTGGTCCTACCAGCAGGCCGGCAAGGTCATTCCGCGCGACAGCTACGGACAGCTCGGCGGCGGTCACGCCGTCAACTACGCCGACGCCCAGCCCGGCGACGTCCTGATCTTCAACGGTGGCGGCCACGCCGGCATCTACGAGGGCAACGGCATCTTCATCCACTCCTCGACCTACGGTGTCCCCGTGCAGCGCGACAGCGTCAAGGAATGGAACCTGGTCGGGGTCCGGCGCTACTGA
- a CDS encoding DEDD exonuclease domain-containing protein: protein MSQGRTNVRTVHQQLSFADLDDPDSFFGADGQVRPDDEDLSLFEATLVVVDLETTGGSPVDDRITEIGAVKIRGGEVVGEFATLVDPGMPIPPHIVSLTGITEAMVHDAPCESEALLSFLEFARGAVLVAHNARFDIGFLRRGTERLQVPWTFPAPLCTVTLARRILSRDEAPSVRLSALAELFDVTVRPTHRALDDARATVEVLHRLLERVGNQGVRTIGQLTAYRSQTATRLAAKRHLADALPTRPGVYLFRGPADEVLYVGTAVNLRRRVLSYFAGTDPRRRIDEMVRLAVRVDHVECAHGLEAGVRELRLLAAHAPAYNRRSTQPRRGWWLVLSDDRFPRLTVRRAPTDDAVGPFSDRSVAAAVADLISAGAGLRTCTALRRGATHHWCRTDSSGRMIGGCRAASPAPLTPTDYAARVMRARAVMFGESDDIVTAAVAEVTRLAAAEMFESAARQRDRTAAMIHTLALCQRLRALCVVGELVVARPHECGGWELSVIRHGRLAGAGVARRGVPPMPVVQALVAAAETVAPDPGPLCGAPPEEAGLIYRWITDPGARIVSATDAIALPAFGAARSLHWARLARQARR, encoded by the coding sequence ATGTCGCAGGGCCGAACTAATGTACGAACGGTGCACCAGCAGCTGAGCTTCGCCGATCTCGACGACCCGGATTCGTTCTTCGGCGCCGACGGCCAGGTGCGCCCGGACGACGAGGATCTGTCCCTGTTCGAGGCCACGCTCGTGGTGGTCGACCTGGAGACCACCGGCGGCAGCCCGGTCGACGACCGGATCACCGAGATCGGCGCGGTGAAAATCCGGGGCGGCGAGGTGGTCGGCGAGTTCGCGACCCTCGTCGATCCCGGTATGCCGATCCCACCGCACATCGTCTCGCTCACCGGGATCACCGAGGCGATGGTGCATGATGCGCCGTGCGAGAGCGAGGCACTGCTGTCGTTCCTGGAGTTTGCCCGCGGCGCCGTCCTCGTCGCCCACAACGCCCGGTTCGACATAGGCTTCCTGCGCCGGGGCACCGAGCGGTTGCAGGTTCCATGGACATTTCCCGCACCCCTGTGCACGGTCACGCTGGCCCGCCGCATCCTGAGCCGGGACGAGGCCCCGTCGGTGCGCCTGTCGGCACTGGCCGAGCTGTTCGACGTGACGGTGCGACCGACCCACCGTGCGCTCGACGACGCCCGCGCGACCGTGGAGGTGTTGCACCGGCTCCTGGAGCGGGTCGGCAATCAGGGGGTGCGCACGATCGGGCAACTCACCGCCTACCGCTCGCAGACCGCGACCCGTCTGGCCGCCAAACGGCATCTGGCCGACGCCCTGCCCACCCGTCCCGGTGTCTACCTGTTCCGCGGCCCCGCCGATGAGGTGCTGTACGTGGGGACCGCGGTCAACCTGCGCCGCCGCGTGCTGTCGTACTTCGCCGGAACCGACCCCCGGCGCCGGATCGACGAGATGGTGCGGCTGGCCGTGCGTGTCGACCACGTGGAGTGCGCGCACGGACTGGAGGCCGGGGTGCGTGAGCTGCGGCTGCTCGCCGCCCACGCACCGGCCTACAACCGACGTTCGACGCAGCCGCGGCGCGGCTGGTGGCTGGTGCTGTCGGACGACCGCTTCCCACGGCTCACGGTGCGCCGCGCGCCTACCGACGACGCGGTCGGTCCGTTCTCCGACAGATCCGTGGCCGCCGCCGTCGCGGATCTGATCTCGGCGGGTGCGGGCCTGCGGACCTGCACCGCGCTGCGTCGCGGCGCCACCCACCACTGGTGCCGCACCGACTCGTCGGGACGGATGATCGGCGGCTGCCGGGCCGCCTCACCGGCACCGCTGACGCCGACCGACTACGCCGCTCGCGTCATGCGGGCGCGCGCGGTGATGTTCGGCGAGAGCGACGACATCGTGACCGCGGCCGTGGCGGAGGTGACGCGGCTGGCGGCGGCCGAGATGTTCGAGTCGGCGGCCAGGCAGCGGGACCGCACGGCTGCGATGATCCATACGCTGGCCCTGTGTCAGCGACTGCGCGCGCTGTGCGTGGTGGGAGAGCTCGTCGTCGCCAGACCACACGAGTGCGGTGGCTGGGAGCTGAGCGTGATCCGGCACGGCCGGCTGGCCGGCGCGGGCGTGGCCCGTCGTGGGGTACCCCCGATGCCGGTGGTGCAGGCGCTGGTGGCGGCGGCGGAGACCGTGGCACCCGATCCCGGCCCGTTGTGCGGCGCACCGCCGGAGGAGGCGGGACTGATCTATCGATGGATCACCGATCCGGGTGCCCGGATCGTGTCCGCGACCGACGCCATCGCACTTCCGGCGTTCGGCGCCGCGCGCAGCCTCCACTGGGCGCGACTGGCCCGACAGGCCCGGCGATGA
- the trpD gene encoding anthranilate phosphoribosyltransferase — translation MSATTHTWPQILGRVTDGIDLSAEEAAWAMNEIMTDSATGAQIAAFGVGVKMKGAAAAELSGLASAMLSHASRVDVPQRAVDIVGTGGDRSHTVNISTMTSIVVAAAGIPVVKHGNRAASSKSGGADVLEALGVTISLGPDAVARCVAEVGVGFCFAPVFHPAFRFTGPPRKEIGIPTVFNVLGPLTNPAAPSAGLIGCAFADLAPVLAQTFAGRGTSALVVRGDDGLDELTTTTTSHVWQVVGGTVTELSVDPGALGIATVELSALQGGDAQVNAGIARELLDGRTGPVREAVLLNAAAAIVAFEQTEPFTDDTLTSALSGALDRAASVIDSGAARELLGRWVRLTAELGSAH, via the coding sequence GTGAGCGCCACAACCCATACCTGGCCGCAGATCCTCGGCCGCGTCACCGACGGCATCGACCTGTCCGCGGAGGAGGCGGCATGGGCGATGAACGAAATCATGACCGACTCGGCCACCGGCGCGCAGATCGCCGCCTTCGGCGTCGGCGTCAAGATGAAGGGCGCCGCGGCCGCCGAGCTGAGCGGATTGGCCTCGGCGATGCTGTCGCACGCCAGCCGCGTCGATGTGCCGCAACGCGCCGTCGACATCGTCGGGACCGGCGGCGACCGATCGCACACCGTCAACATCTCCACGATGACCTCCATCGTGGTGGCCGCGGCCGGCATTCCGGTGGTCAAGCACGGAAACCGCGCCGCCTCGTCCAAGAGCGGCGGAGCGGACGTCCTCGAAGCGCTCGGTGTCACCATCTCGCTCGGGCCGGACGCCGTCGCCCGCTGCGTGGCCGAGGTGGGGGTGGGCTTCTGCTTCGCACCGGTGTTTCACCCCGCGTTCCGTTTCACCGGCCCGCCGCGCAAGGAGATCGGGATCCCGACGGTCTTCAACGTGCTGGGGCCGCTGACCAATCCGGCGGCCCCGTCGGCCGGTCTGATCGGCTGCGCCTTCGCCGATCTGGCACCGGTGCTGGCGCAGACGTTCGCCGGGCGCGGGACGTCGGCGCTCGTGGTGCGCGGCGACGACGGGCTCGACGAACTGACCACCACCACCACCTCACACGTATGGCAGGTGGTGGGCGGAACGGTCACCGAGCTGTCGGTCGATCCCGGGGCACTGGGTATCGCGACGGTGGAACTGTCGGCGCTCCAGGGCGGCGACGCACAGGTGAACGCCGGGATCGCCCGCGAACTGCTCGACGGCCGGACCGGTCCGGTGCGCGAGGCCGTTCTGCTCAACGCGGCGGCCGCGATCGTCGCGTTCGAACAGACCGAACCGTTCACCGACGACACCCTGACCTCGGCGCTGTCCGGCGCCCTGGATCGGGCCGCGTCCGTCATCGACTCGGGTGCCGCCCGCGAGCTGCTCGGGCGCTGGGTGCGGTTGACCGCCGAGCTGGGCAGCGCCCACTAG
- the ctaE gene encoding aa3-type cytochrome oxidase subunit III, with translation MTSAVGTQGTAITSRVHSLNRPNMVSVGTIVWLSSELMFFAGLFAMYFVARANSASGWPPEPTELNLGLAIPVTTVLILSSVTCQMGVFAAERGDVFGLRRWYVLTLAMGTFFVAGQAYEYYHLVEHGTTLSSSAYGSVFYMATGFHGLHVIGGLVAFVFLLIRTKLSKFTPAQATAAIVVSYYWHFVDIVWIGLFVTIYFIR, from the coding sequence GTGACTAGCGCCGTAGGTACCCAAGGGACAGCCATCACCTCGCGCGTGCACTCACTGAACCGACCCAACATGGTCAGTGTCGGCACTATCGTGTGGCTGTCGAGTGAGCTCATGTTTTTCGCCGGCTTGTTCGCGATGTACTTTGTCGCGCGAGCCAATTCGGCATCGGGCTGGCCGCCAGAGCCCACCGAGCTCAATCTCGGTCTGGCAATCCCGGTGACCACGGTCCTCATCCTGTCGTCGGTGACCTGCCAGATGGGCGTGTTCGCCGCAGAGCGCGGCGATGTCTTCGGCCTGCGCCGCTGGTACGTACTGACCCTGGCGATGGGCACCTTCTTCGTCGCCGGTCAGGCCTACGAGTACTACCACCTCGTCGAGCACGGCACGACGCTCTCCTCCAGCGCCTACGGTTCGGTCTTCTACATGGCCACCGGCTTCCACGGCCTGCATGTCATCGGTGGTCTGGTCGCGTTTGTCTTCCTGCTGATCCGGACCAAGCTCTCGAAGTTCACACCGGCTCAGGCCACCGCCGCGATCGTCGTGTCGTACTACTGGCACTTCGTCGACATCGTCTGGATCGGCCTGTTCGTCACCATTTACTTCATCCGGTAG